In one Thioclava sp. ES.031 genomic region, the following are encoded:
- a CDS encoding phosphatidylserine decarboxylase, giving the protein MSVSMLSTFVKPMHPEGRKFVAIFAGITFILFLIWEPLGWIGVGLTVWCYYFFRDPPRVTPTREGLMVSPADGVVSLLEPAVPPAELGLGDKPMTRVSVFMSVFNCHVNRLPCAGRISKVAYRPGKFLNASLDKASSDNERNGLAVTLPDGRQYGVVQIAGLVARRILCWSKEGQSLMTGERFGLIRFGSRLDIYLPEGVNPLVCIGQNMVAGETVIADLESTEQARSGGIR; this is encoded by the coding sequence ATGTCCGTCTCCATGCTCTCCACCTTCGTCAAACCGATGCATCCCGAAGGGCGCAAATTCGTCGCCATCTTCGCGGGCATCACCTTCATCTTGTTCCTGATCTGGGAGCCTCTGGGCTGGATCGGGGTCGGGCTGACCGTCTGGTGCTATTACTTCTTCCGCGATCCGCCGCGGGTGACGCCGACTCGCGAGGGGCTGATGGTCTCTCCCGCCGATGGCGTGGTCTCGCTGCTGGAGCCGGCCGTGCCGCCGGCGGAGCTGGGCCTCGGCGACAAGCCGATGACCCGCGTCTCGGTCTTCATGTCGGTCTTCAACTGCCACGTGAACCGGCTGCCCTGCGCGGGCCGGATCTCGAAGGTCGCCTATCGTCCCGGCAAATTCCTCAATGCCTCGCTCGACAAGGCGAGCTCGGACAATGAGCGCAACGGGCTTGCCGTGACGCTGCCTGACGGGCGCCAATACGGGGTGGTGCAGATCGCAGGGCTGGTGGCCCGGCGCATCCTGTGCTGGTCGAAAGAGGGCCAGAGCCTGATGACCGGCGAGCGCTTCGGTCTGATCCGGTTCGGCTCGCGTCTCGATATCTACCTGCCCGAAGGGGTGAACCCGCTCGTCTGCATCGGCCAGAACATGGTCGCGGGCGAAACCGTGATCGCCGATCTCGAAAGCACGGAACAAGCGCGCTCCGGCGGCATTCGGTAA
- the pssA gene encoding CDP-diacylglycerol--serine O-phosphatidyltransferase — translation MKDHELDPHEKDRLPFLQLVPNLVTIAGMGLGLTSIRFAMDDRFESAVVLILLAALIDGMDGLLARRLNASSDFGAELDSLSDFLCFGVAPGLLLYRFALGETHAFGWVFVLVYTGAACLRLARFNVMRAEPESMRHFTGVPAPAGAGLALLPMFISFADLGDARAVPVVVAVWLGFVGLLMISRIKTFSPKAMRIPRRAVGVLLIGTVIAVGMVFTRIWLLMVILAAIYAVMLIPAIWKARGRILRA, via the coding sequence ATGAAAGACCACGAACTCGACCCGCATGAAAAGGACCGGTTGCCGTTTCTGCAGCTGGTGCCGAACCTCGTCACGATTGCCGGGATGGGGCTGGGGCTGACCTCGATCCGTTTCGCGATGGACGACCGGTTCGAGAGCGCGGTGGTGCTGATCCTGCTCGCGGCGCTGATCGACGGGATGGACGGGTTGCTCGCGCGGCGACTCAACGCGTCCTCGGATTTCGGGGCGGAACTCGACAGCCTGTCCGACTTCCTCTGCTTCGGCGTGGCGCCGGGGCTTCTGCTTTATCGCTTCGCCCTGGGGGAGACGCACGCCTTCGGCTGGGTCTTCGTGCTGGTCTATACCGGGGCGGCCTGTCTGCGCCTCGCACGGTTCAACGTGATGCGCGCCGAGCCCGAGTCGATGCGCCACTTCACGGGGGTGCCCGCACCCGCAGGGGCAGGGCTCGCACTATTGCCGATGTTCATCAGCTTTGCCGATCTCGGCGATGCGCGCGCGGTGCCCGTGGTCGTGGCGGTCTGGCTGGGCTTTGTCGGCCTGCTGATGATCTCGCGGATCAAGACCTTCTCGCCGAAAGCGATGCGCATTCCGCGCCGCGCGGTGGGCGTGCTGCTGATCGGCACGGTCATCGCGGTGGGGATGGTCTTCACGCGGATCTGGCTGCTGATGGTGATCCTCGCTGCGATCTACGCGGTGATGCTGATCCCTGCGATCTGGAAGGCGCGTGGGAGAATTCTGCGCGCCTGA